Below is a genomic region from Thermococcus sp..
AAATCGCCGAGATACTCAGAACGGTTGATGAGGCCATCGAGAAGACCGACGAGGCAATAGAGCGGACGGAGCGCCTAAAGAAGGGCCTGATGCAGAGGCTCTTGACCAGGGGTATCAAGCACGAGCGGTTCAAGAAGACCGAGCTGGGCGAGATTCCAGAGGAGTGGCAAGTGGTAAGGCTTGAGGAAGTAGCTGAAAGAAGAAATGAAACAGTAAAACCGGATAGTATAGAAGAAGTTCCTTTTGTTGGTCTAGAGCACATTGAACCAGGAAGAATTAAACTGTCTCAATGGGGAAGCTCAAGAAATGTTAAAAGTTTAAAGTCAAAATTTCATTGTGGAGACATTCTTTATGGTAAACTGAGGCCCTATCTAGATAAGGCAGTCATTGCAGAGTTTAATGGTATTTGCTCAACTGATATTATTGTGATAAGAACAAAGAGTAGCAAAACTATACCCGAATATCTAATTTGGATCATACATTCTAAAAGGTTCATTGAATACGCTAAAAAGACCATGAAGGGCGTTAATCACCCAAGAACTTCTTGGAACTCAATTAAACAATTTCAACTCCCCCTCCCACCCCTTGAGGAGCAAAAACAAATCGCCGAAATCCTCTCGACCGTTGATAAGAAGCTCGAACTCCTGAGGCAGAGAAGGGAGAAGCTTGAGCGCGTTAAGCGCGGGCTGATGAAAGATTTACTGACGGGAAGGAGGAGGGTAAAACATTACGGTGACCAAAAAATTTAAATATACTACATGGAAAGGTTATATCAGTCCCGGTGGGTTTCCTCCTCTTGATGACAAAAGGCATGCTGCCCCCAGCAATAGTTACAGCATTGGTGGAGGTGACAGACATGGTTTTCAAAGTTACAGAGAACGTCCCGAAAGTGGGGGCGGCCCTCCTCCGGGTTGTGGGGGCGTAGGGACCAATGCTTTCGAGGGGGAAACCCAGGGCTACAGCCCGGGAGGGCTGTCCCTAGGAGGGCGTGGTGATAGGGGTTCGAATCCCCCCGCCCCCACGAAAAAGTTTTAGGGGAAAAATTTATTTTTCAGGACCCCCATTCAGTTAATTTTAAGCTCAATAAATTCAATGATTTCTCAACCTCTTCTATAATACGTTGTCTGGTCTGCACAATCAAATGCCTAAACCCCTCCAAAACCTTAAATTTCTCAAGAATAAAATTCCTTACGGTGAGATGAATATAGACTACAAAAAGCTAAGGGGCGTATACTATGAGTTCCTTTGATATTGAACATCATCCTGCACTTAAGCCTTTGTGGGACTTTGTGCAAAATATTGAAGAAGTTGTCTCTTCATCAGATATTGGTATAAGTTCCTCATCTACACTTAAAATAATGAGTCAGTTTGAGATACTTAAGGAAATTGTTGAACTCGAACTAAAGGGTGAGCCAGGGGGTCAAGTAAATACTGAAATTCTAAACGAGATAGAGATTATTAAGGGGAGACTTGAGGCTATCCTTTCCATAGCTGAGGATAAGCATGATCTCCACTTAAAAGCCATTGAATGTGAGCACCTGAGAGAGCTTCTAAGATTTACAATAGTGCTTATAATAATGTTAGCGGGCCTAATTGGTGGTATTAAATTGATCTTTGGGTGATCCCATGCCTGCTCAAACCCCCGAATACCTCCAGTGCGAGAAGCCCATCCTCGAGCGGTTAAAGGAAAAAGGCTGGACTTACAGGAGGGGCATTGAGGTCCTCGAAGATGAAAACGAGCCCCTTCTAATCTCAAGGTTAAAGAATGCGATAGTGAGGATAAACGGAGTTAGCGAGAGGGAAGCGGAGGAGGCAATCAACCTCCTTAAAGCTACTCCTTTCGGCGTTGAAGGTTCCCGCAGGGTTCTCGACTACCTTAAGAACGGTGTTCCCGTGAAGGATGAGGAAACCGCTCAACCGAAAAGGCTGATGCTCATTGATTATGAAAACCTCGGAAACAATGAGTTCCTCGTTGCCAATCAGGTCGGCTATCCGTTTAAGACCAAGATACCCGACATAGTTCTCTATGTTAACGGCATCCCGCTGGTCATAATCGAGTGCAAAAAGCTCAACGTGAGCTGGAAAAAAGCATACGAGCAGATTAAAAGCTATGAGAAGGAGATGCCCGAGCTCTTCAAGTACGTACAGATCGGCGTTGCGGTTGGGGATAAACCCGTCTATTTCCCAATAGTGCCGTGGCTCAGCAGTGTTCCAATCTATGAATGGAAAGGGAAAAGCTTTGATGATCTGGACAACCTGGTTGAGCTTTTAAAACCTGAGACCATCCTTGACGTCCTCCGTTACTTCACATTCTACCGCGAGAGCGGTGGAGCTTTTACAAAGGTTCTGCCGAGGTATATGCAGTACCGAGCGGTTAGAGAGATCGTGAATATTGCCGTCGGTTACGCGAGGGGCGAGACGGAAAGAAACAGGGGTTTAATCTGGCACTGGCAGGGAAGTGGAAAAACCTTGACCATGATATTCTCCGCATATAAAATCAAGCGCCTGCTCGGCAACCCCACGATTTTCTTCGTCGTTGACAGGAAAGAACTTGAGAGACAGCTGAGCAATGAACTCAAAGCCGTGGGGCTGAGCTTTGAAGTCATAGATTCAATCGAGAAGCTCAGGGAAGTCCTAACTCACGCCGATGGAAAGAGAGGAATATTCATAACGCTCATCCATAAGTTCCGCGCCGAGGATCTCAATGAGGTGATGGAGAACCTTAGGAGGAAAAGCAGGAGAAGAAAGACGATAATGAACCGTAAGGACGTCGTGGTTCTCATAGACGAAGGCCACAGAACCCAGTATGGCGAGCTTGCTTCGACTATGCGCTCGATACTCAAAAGCGCGTCTTTCTTTGCCTTTACAGGAACTCCAATAGCAAAGAAAGGGCGTGACACCTACGCCACCTTCGGCTATAAGGACAGGCCCTACCTCGACAGGTACTTCATAACGCAGTCCATAGAGGACGGCTTTACCGTGAAGATAGCCTACCAGGCGAGGCTTGAGGAGGACGTTCACCTAAAGAGGGAGCTCCTTGAAGCATTTCTCTCATCGAAGCTGGAGGAAATCCCGGAGGAGTACCGCGGAAGGGTAGAGGAGAAGCTCAAGAAGAGGCTCAACGCGATAAAGGTGTTCCTGAAAAACCCGAAGAGGATCGAAACCATAGCCCGGGACATAGCAGAGCACTATAAGGGGAGCGTGGAGCCGTTTAAAGCAATGGTGGTAGCGGTTGACAGGGAGTCCTGCGTCTTATACAAGCGCGCTCTCGACAAGTATCTGCCAACGGAGTACACAGAGGTCGTGATGACGTTCAACCGGGACGACAGTGATGTTATTAAGGAGTATCAAAAAGAGCTTGAAGAGCGTTTCCCCGGAAAAGACATGGCTGAAATCCGCGAGAGAATTCGCAAGGATTTCAGGAACAAAAGCTTTCCAAAAATCCTGATCGTTACAGATATGCTCCTCACGGGTTTTGACGCCCCCATCCTTCAAACCATGTATCTGGACAAGCCACTCAAGGAGCATAGGCTCCTTCAGGCAATAGCGAGGACCAACAGGCCCTTCATCAAGAACGGCGAGAACGTCAAACCCTTTGGCCTTATTGTAGATTACGTGGGCATATTCAAGGAATTAAAGAGAGCGCTGGAAATCTACGACGAGGCTGACATCGAAGGAGCAACATACAGCGTCGAAGAGATAAAGAAAGAGCTCAGGAAAAAGATCTCCAAGGCCATGGGATACTTTGATTACCTCGAGCCGAGAAGAGATAGAGAGACGATAATGAACGCGGTTGAGACACTGTTTAGAAACAACAAGGGCGAGGAGTTCGGGAGGCTGTACAGGGAGATAAGGAACTACTACAAGCTCCTCAGGGAGGACAGGGACGAGTTCAGAGAGGCCTTCAAATGGCTCACGGAGGTTTATTATGCATACAGGGCTAAGGTTGATGGTGTTCCGCCGGAAGTTGAACTCAAAGCCGACGAATTCTTCAGGGAGGCCCTTAGGTTCATACACAAGACGGTGGACATAGGGAAGATAAAGGCCGACTTTCCAATAATCGAACTTGACGAAGAGTTCCTCAAGAAAGTAATGAGGGAAAGGGATAAGCGGAAGGCATTTACTAACCTCCTATTCTCGGTCAGACACTACGTAAACACTCACAAGGGACCTTTAACGGAGGACTTGGTTGAGCAGGTAGAGAGGATAATTGAAGCCTGGAGACACAAGAAGGAAGAAATCGAGAAGCTCTACGGTGAGCTCCTTGGAATAGCCGGGGAAATAGAAAAGCGCTCGTGGGAGCAGAAAAAGCTCGGTTTGAACGAGCTCGAATACGCCCTCCTGATGGTGCTCAAGAAGCACGTAAAGACCAATACCAACGAGTTGATCAAAGGGGTCAGAAAGTTGCTCAAGGAGACTGAAGGGCTTAGGTTCTCCCGTTGGAGGGAGAAAACCGAGATCGTCAGCGAAGTCTCGCGGAAAATTATGCTCTTCATTGTAAGGGAATATAAGGAGGAATGCGATGACATCATCAAGACGCGCAACGAGCTCCTAGAGGTGCTCAAACGGTGGGGATAAAGTACCGCGTAATTCGGAGGAACGTTAAGTATCCCCGCATCGAGATAAGCCCCCTTGGGGATGTTAAGGTAATAGTCCCGCCAAATGTGAATCCCGAAGATCTTGTGGGGAGAAAGAAAGGATGGATAGAGAAGAAGCTAAGGGAAATCGAAGAAGCCAGAATGAAGTTTCTTCCGCTTTCCAATAAGCTCCTACTTGACGGTGAATTCTACGAACTCATTGAGTCAGAGGAGTTCGGGGTTAATCCAAAGTTTCACGTGGTTCTCCTGCCCAAGGACGATTTGGAAACCCTAAAAAGATGGCTGAAGACTCAGCTGAGAGAAGAGCTGGAATTTAAGGTGAGACTCTTCTCATCGGTCTTCGGAGTAAAGTACAGAAAAATCTACATCCGCTTTCAGAAGACCAAGTGGGCAAGTTGCTCTGAGAAAGGAAATCTAAGCTTTAACCTGATGCTTATGGCATTACCCGAAGAACTCAGAGACTACATCATAATCCATGAGGTGGCCCACCTCAAGTTCCAAAAGCACTCTCGCAAGTTCTGGGAACTCGTAAGACAGTATTACCCCGACTACAAACATGCCCAGAAGGGACTCAGGGAGTACTGGCTTGCGCTTCAGTACAATAAAATCTGGAATAAACTGAGAGAAATTGCTTAAAGTTTTTATCCCCTTCCCTTCTTATTCCTCCGGTGAGCCGGATGGATGAAAAGCTCAAGGCCTGCAAAAACTGTCGCTGGTTCGGGCCGATTGACTCTTACTTCCTCACCTACGGGATGTGCAGGAAGCACATGAAGACCGTCCACATGAACTTCGTCTGCTCAGATTGGGAACCGTTATGGGGCTCAGAGGGGAAAGGACGAGAAGAGTAAGTACAAATGGCAGATTACTACCTCTTATACACCCTCACGTCCACGACAACGTGCCAGACTCCGGGGGCGTAGCGCTTGATTACCAGCTCCTTCAGCTTCTCCGCCTCGTAGCCATACTCTCTCGCTATTCTTCTGAAGGTCGCGAAGGGTTCCTCGGGCATCAGCCTCTCTGGAACAGTGTTGTGGTAGTGTATTATTGCCTCGTCCTTTGCTATGCTCAGGGCCTTGGGTATGAATTCGGCCGTTTTAACGACGTAACCCATCAGAATTCTGTCCGCGATGTTTTCCGCCGGGAAGTTGCGGTTGTCTATATTGTAGGGCGTGACCAAATCCTGGACTTCGTTGAGCCAGATGCTCTCGACCAGGAAGCGGAAGGTGTAGGGGTCCTTCTCGATGGCTATAACCCTGGCCCTTTTGTGGACCGCCATCGGGAGGCTCAAATGTCCGATTCCAGCGAACATGTCAACGACGAGCTCCCCCGGTTTGGCAACTTCCGCCATTCTCACGCGCTCCTTAACGTTCGCCGGGGAGAACATGATTCTTGCCACGTCGAGCTTGTACTTCACGCCGTTTTCAACGTGAACCGTTACAGTGTCATCACCGTAGAGAACCTCGTAGTCCGGCTTTCTCGTCTCGCCGTGGATGTGCCCCTTTCTGAGGACGGTCTTTACCCCGAGAACCTCCGCGTAAACCTCCGCTATTCTGCGCTTGTAGGGTTCGAGCTCCTTCCTCAGGGGTAGAATCAAAACGTCTCCTATCTGGACCCAGTGCTTGGGGAGTAAGCTGACCAGCTCAGGCGGAAGCTCTCTAGAAAGTATCTCCCTGATGAGGGGTTTTATGACCTGAGTTCTTTTGGCCCCCATTTTTGTCCCTTCGTCAAAAAGCGATAAGAAAGCCTTAAAAACTTAAAGGGAGGATTTAAGATGAGAACCATCGGAGGTTGATGACGAAGATGGAGGAGGAGCCCCCGAATAGTGGGCTGTTTTCAAGGCTCTTTGGTAGAAAGGAAGAGGCACTTCTTGAGCAGAAGCTGAGTGATGAGGCGTATGAAGACTATCGCAGGCTTTTGATGAGGGCACGACCCGAAGTTGAGGGGTCAAAGTTGACAATTAGACTCGCCGAAGGAATTGTTGAGCTCGACAAAGGCATCCTACGAGTCAAGGCTAAAGATAAAAAGTCAGCCGAGAAGATTTTGAGGAACCTGCACCACTACGAAGGTCCTCCGAGCATATGGCCGGCCTACGGGCTGAGCTACTCGATTAAGAGGAAGAGGCGTATGATTCTCTAACCAAACGGAAGCTTTAAATTCTTCCCTCTTTTAGTTTCCTCCGCGGATGACGACCCTTGCCCAGTCTGAACTGTGATGACGTCGGTATTAGCTGACGCAGGGGCGGGGAGGTTCTACCCATGAACCGCCCCTCTGGAGGGAAAGACCATGAGCAGTGAGGACAACGACGGATTCATCGAGTTCTACGCCAGCGAGGCCCTGACCTGCCCGAGGAGGATATACTTCAGGCTTAAAGGCTATCCCCAGAGGTGGCCCGAGAACATGAAAGTAAGGCTCAACCAAGGCGTTAAAACCCACAGAATTTTTGGGGATATTCTCAGAGAACGCTTCGGCTTCGAGCTTGAGAAACACCTGGTTCTGCGCTCAAGGAAGCTCGGCTTTGAAATCCACGGCAGGATTGACGCCTTTCGGGATTTTCCGATAGAGATTAAGGGAAAAACGAGCCTGCCGAAGGTTCCCTATGATTATCACATTGCCCAGCTCAACGTCTATTTAAGGTGGGCCGAAGCGGAGTATGGATACCTGTATTATATCAAACTCCACGACGAGCCGGCGAAGATAATAGGGAAGCTCGACATGTCCAGCTTCCCGGTTATTAAAGGGCCGAACTTCAGGGCTTTCGAGATTCCCTACGATGGAAAGCTATTCAAAGAGACGCTAAAGCATTTTTACTCCGTTAAAAAGGCCTACGAGAATGGAAAACCGCCCGATGGCTGGAGAAGCTATGCCTGTCGCTTTTGTCCCTACCGGTACCTCTGCTATCCGGGGGAGGAGTAGCTTAGTCCCGGGTTAATCATGAGAGTCAAACTGCCGGGCATTAGTTGGCGGAACCACCGGTTTTCTAACATGATGCAACAATCGGAGAAGTTAGAAGAACCCAACAAATGGTTCGGATATTGAGAATTGGAAGGGAAGAAAGAGAATCAGACGTGCCTGGCGTAGAGGGTCTTTCTGCCCTCGGCCTTTGCCCTCTTCACGGCTTTCTCGACGAGGGCCTTGATTTCCTCCTCAAGGGCGTCGTAGAACTCAGGGCTGACCCTCATCTCCGGGTCAATGCTCTTAACAAGTTCCTTAACCTTGGACTTAACTATCAGCTCGGCCATTTTACACACCTCCTTGTTGGCCTTTGAGGCCGTTCTTAGTTTGCCGTTCCCCTTTATAACCTTTCTCCTCGGAGAGTGTCCCATAGCGGGGAAAAGATTAAATTAACTTGAGGTTACCTGTTCTGAGGTGAGGTAATGAAAAGGCTCGCCCTAATCGACGGCGAGCACTATCCACCGGTAACGCGCTGGGCCATGGAGAAGCTCGGCAACGTATGCTGCGCCGTCTTCCTCGGGGGTAGTGAGAAGATAGGCTCACCCAAGCGACTTGAGGGGGAGCTGGGAGTCAAACTTTACCTCGACCGGGACCCGCTGAAGGCCCTTGAACTGGCCCTTCGCGAGAATAATGTTGATGAAGTCGTTGATTTGAGCGACGAGCCTGTCGTTGACTACGAAATTAGGTTCAGGATAGCGTCCCTCTGCCTGAGACACGGCGTGGTTTACAGGGGGGCGGATTTCGAGTTCAGGCCCGGGGAGCTGATAAAACCATCAAAGCCAACGATAAGTGTTCTCGGCCTCGGAAAGCGCGTCGGAAAGACCGCCATAGGAAGTTTTGTCGCGAGGGTTCTAAAGGAGAGATACCGCCCCGTCGTGGTTACGATGGGCAGGGGCGGTCCTGAAAAGCCCGAGCTAATAGACGGCGAAAGGGAAAAGCTGACACCGGAAAACCTACTCAAGCTGGCGGAGATGGGCAAGCATGCCGCCTCCGACCACTATGAAGATGCCCTCGTTGCAGGAGTCACGACGATTGGTTGCCGTCGCTGTGGTGGCGGTATGGCCGGCTTCCCCTTCTTCCACATCGTTCACGAGGGGATAAAACTCGCCGAAGGGCTTCCTCACGACATCATAATCGCCGAGGGAAGCGGGGCAACGATTCCACCGGTTTTGGCGGACGGCTACATCACAGTTCTGAGCGCACTCCAGAGGGAGGAAAACGTTAGGGGCTTTTTCGGGCCCTTCAGGATTGGGCTAGCTGACATAGCGGTAATCACGATGGCCGACTTAAACCCCGAACGGGCGGAGGCCTTCAAGGACTTGGTTGAGAGAATCAATCCTTCCGCGGATGTGCATCTCGTTGCCTTTAAACCCCGCCCCCTCGGGGATGTTTCGGGGAAGAGGGTTGCCCTCTTTATGACTTCCAGCCGGGCGCTCGACGGTGCCAGGGAGAAAATTGAGAGCCTGGGGGCAGAGGTGGTATTTACCAGCGGAAACCTCGCCAACAGGGCGGTTCTTTCGAAGGAACTCGCTGAACTTGAAGGAGTTTCATTTGATGCAGTTCTCGTCGAGCTCAAGGCGGCGGCCGTTGATACCGTGACGCGGTGGGCCCTCGAAAGGGGACTGGAGGTAATATACCTCGCCAGCGAGCCGGTAAACGTTGACGGAAAGAGCCTGAGGGATGCCGTTCTGGACCTGGCGGAGAGGGTGATGGGGGAATGATAATCGTCACCGACCCAGAGCGGAGGATTCAGTTGCCCTTCTCAAGGGGAATCCTCACGCGCTCGATAACCCTGGCCGGAGTTGACGTTGGTATAGCCTACATAATAGCCAGCGAGGTTCAGAAGGAGCTCGTTGGGAGGAAGAAACGGGTCGTGAGCACGGACGAGATACGGGAGCTCACCTACCGGAAGCTCCTCGAGCACGGGCTCAAGAAGGAGGCAGAACGCTACCTATTCTGGCGCGAGTTCAGGAGGAAGAAAATACCCCTTGTTGTGCTCCTTGGGGGAGTTACGGGCGTTGGGAAGTCCACGATAGCGACGGAACTGGCCTTCAGGCTCTCGATAAGAACCATAATCGGAACCGACACCGTCAGGGAGGTTATGAGGAAGATAATAGCGAGGGAACTCCTCCCGGATTTGCACGCGTCGTCCTTTCTGGCGTGGCGCGAGCTGAAGGCCAACAGCCTCATCGAGGGCTTTGAGAGCCAGGTAAGGCACGTCTCGGTAGGTGTTAAGGCAGTTCTTGACAGGGTTCAGCGGGAGGGCATGAACGCGATAATCGAGGGAATCCACCTCGTTCCGGGCTTTGTTGAGACGGGACAGAATGCATTCATGTACATCCTGACAGTAAGCGACAGAAAAGCCCTCGAGGCCCACTTCTACGAGCGCTCCCGCTACAGCAAGAGGCCGGCCGATTATTACATAGAGCATATCGACGAAATCCTCTGGCTTCAGGATTACATAGTCAGGAAAGCTAAAGAACACGGGGTCAAGGTCATAGAGAACATCGAACTCGAAAGGACGGTAAACGAGATAATGGAGGACCTCATGAAGCGCCTGCGCGAGGGCCTTTGAACTTCCAGACGCCGAGGAGCCTTCTGCTTCCCCACGTTGCCTGAACCTCGAAGGCTATGACCATGCAGGGGTAAACGTCTATCACGTTGAAGCTGTTGCCGAAGGGGTTCCTGTGGAGCTCCCAGCTGACGGAACCGGCGTTTATGATAACGGTGTTCTCGACCTTAACCGCGAAGGCGTTGCCACCGTGTCCCGTTAAAACAAGCTCGACTTCCCTCTCGGTCAAGAGCTTAAGCACGTCTCCAGCGTCCTCAAGAAAACCGCGCTCCCTGCTCCTTGGAATCGGGACGACGTTGTGGTGCATGAAAACGACCCGAAAGTTCTCGGCGTTCTCTATTTCCTCGGCGAGCTTTCTCTGGCCGAATCTTCCAACCACGCCTATTTCGGTTTCGTACTGTGGCGTCGAGACCGGAATGAACGTGAAGCCGTCGAAGGACATCTCTTCCGGCTCGCCGAAGTACTCCGGAAAGAGCTCGTAGCCGAGGTAGGTCATGTCACTATGACCCGGAACGACGAGCTTTGGAACTCTAATCTTCTCCCAGAAGGTCAAGGCGCGCTCGAAGTTCCTCTCGATTCCCATATCTACGACGTCGCCGTTGTGGATTACGATATCGGGCCTCAGCTTCTCGTTTATCAGGTTTATCACGTTTTCAAGGACCTTTTTCCTGAAGTAGACCCTGTCCGAGACCTTGCTCTCGCTGAGCTGGACGATTCTGAGCAACCTTTCTCCCCTCGGGACGAAGAGCTTCGGCCTAACCGCTCTGTGCTCGGCTTTAACCTCCTCTCCTGTAACGCGTCTTATCGTTACCTCAACCCTACCATCGTCGTGAATTGTGACGATGTTGTAGCTGTTGACGTCACCGCGCCTCGTCTTCCTGCAGGAGGTACAGCCCGCGTTGTCAACGACCAAATCCTCCACGCGGTAGACGTTGGGAACGTGCTTGTGACCGCAGAGGTACAGAGTTACATCGTTCCTGAGGAGCAAATCGAGGACGTCTCCCGCGTTAAACAGGACGTTTCTCTCCCTGCCGGTGTTGGGGAGTGGAACGAGGTGGTGGTGGGCTGAGACTATCTTTACCCTCCTGTCGGAGTACTCCTCAAGCTTTCTCTTCAGCCAGCGGAACTTGTGCTTTCCAATCCTGCCGTCGCTTAAATCCGGAATCGTCGAGTCCACCCAGATGAGAACGCCATCCTTGAACTCATAAACCCCGTTGAGGGGCCCTATGAAGGTCTCGAAGAGGTCGTAACCAACGTTTCTCACGTCGTGATTGCCGGGAACAACGATTAGGGGCTTCTGAATCTTCCTGAGCTCGTATTCGGCCCTCTCATACTCCTCCCTGAGGCCGTTGTTGGTCACGTCGCCGGTGTGCACGACGAAGTCGAAGTTGAGCCTGTTGATTTCGTTCGCTATTAAATCGTAGGCATAGCCCTTGTAGGCGCTCTCGCCGGTTATGTGGGTGTCGCTTATGTGGGCAATCCTTATCATGGCCATCACTCCGCCGCTATGGCCGTTTCGAGCTTCCTCCTGCTGGCGGTTAGCAGGTCGCTGAGGCTGAATATCCCGACTATCCTCCTGTTCTCGCTGACGAGCATGTGCTTTATCCCCTTCTTGGCCATTATGTCAAGAACCTCGCGGAGCGGGGTGTTTGCGTCAACTGTCACGAGCTCCCGCGTCATTATCTCCCTGACCGGGGTCGTGTTGGGCTTCCCAGGAATCACGACGCGCCTTATGACGTCCGTTTTTGTGAAAAAGCCAACGACCTCGTTTTCCTCCACCACAACGAGCGAACCTATGTCGAACTCCATCATTACCTCGCAGGCCCTTTTCACTGTATCGTCGGGGGAGACTCCGATAAGTTTCCTGGTCATGTAGACCCGAATCGGGGCGTTCTCGTCCATGCCATCACCCCAGGGAGAGGCGTTCGATTTTATCTGAATCAACCAGATACGCTGTGCTATTTGGAATCGTCTTCCAGTCTGCCCTGTGGTATAGCTCAAGCGTGGAACTAGCAACGGCGAAAACATCACCGTCGAGCTCAATGAGCCTCGCGTAGTCCCTGTGAAGGGGATTTTCCCAGTATTCCTTCGTCATGTAAGCCGTCATGAAGGCCCTCCAGCCTCCATCCGGGAAGAGAAAGAGGGTCGCGGTGTTGAAGGTCGTCCTTGTGAGGGACACCCCAAGGGAGTAGTGCCTCAAAAGTTCCCCCATCTCGGGCCTTTCTAGGGCCCTGCAGAGATAGGCGGAAAAAACGTAGCTGTCGGAAGAATCTCTTAGGTCGTTCCCTTCGAAGCCCGCCAGCCCTATTACTTTTTCCTTGTCGAGGTCGCCGTTGTGAAGGAACCAGAAGGAAAAGCCCCTCCTCGTCGAGAACGCGAAGGGTTGGACGTTGAAGAGACCGAGCGAGCCCTGAGAAGACGCTCTCGCGTGGGCTAGAAGAACGGCTTTCCCACCCTCTCCTAGTAGGCCCAGAAGTTTCGAGAATCCCCCTTCGTCTTCAAAGACGGCCTTTGATGAGCGGTAGTGATAAACCTCGCCGTCCCTCAGGAGAATGTAGCCCCAGCCGTCCGCGTGTTGCCTTTTACCGCTCCTTCTGGCCCTGTAGGGGTCGTTCTCGGCGGACTTCCTGAGGGCCTCGATTAAAGGCACAATCCTCTCCCCCGGTCCCCTCGCAAAGAGTATTCTGCACACGGTTTCCACCTTATGTGTCTAGGCCATCAAACCCCAAAAGCTTTTAGGTGGCCCGACGAAAGAGAAGCGGTGGGTTGATGGAGCGCGCGGTTCTCAACGTAATGTCCCGCATCGGCCAGCACAGAAAACTCTACGAAAGAAACGAGGAGGCGGTAAAGCAACACCTCATAGGCGAGATTATGACCGCCCTCGGCTGGGACTGGAGCAATCCCGAGGAGGTAAGGCCCGAGGAGAGGACAGAAGATGGAAGAGCC
It encodes:
- a CDS encoding metallophosphoesterase, producing MIRIAHISDTHITGESAYKGYAYDLIANEINRLNFDFVVHTGDVTNNGLREEYERAEYELRKIQKPLIVVPGNHDVRNVGYDLFETFIGPLNGVYEFKDGVLIWVDSTIPDLSDGRIGKHKFRWLKRKLEEYSDRRVKIVSAHHHLVPLPNTGRERNVLFNAGDVLDLLLRNDVTLYLCGHKHVPNVYRVEDLVVDNAGCTSCRKTRRGDVNSYNIVTIHDDGRVEVTIRRVTGEEVKAEHRAVRPKLFVPRGERLLRIVQLSESKVSDRVYFRKKVLENVINLINEKLRPDIVIHNGDVVDMGIERNFERALTFWEKIRVPKLVVPGHSDMTYLGYELFPEYFGEPEEMSFDGFTFIPVSTPQYETEIGVVGRFGQRKLAEEIENAENFRVVFMHHNVVPIPRSRERGFLEDAGDVLKLLTEREVELVLTGHGGNAFAVKVENTVIINAGSVSWELHRNPFGNSFNVIDVYPCMVIAFEVQATWGSRRLLGVWKFKGPRAGAS
- a CDS encoding 2-phosphoglycerate kinase produces the protein MIIVTDPERRIQLPFSRGILTRSITLAGVDVGIAYIIASEVQKELVGRKKRVVSTDEIRELTYRKLLEHGLKKEAERYLFWREFRRKKIPLVVLLGGVTGVGKSTIATELAFRLSIRTIIGTDTVREVMRKIIARELLPDLHASSFLAWRELKANSLIEGFESQVRHVSVGVKAVLDRVQREGMNAIIEGIHLVPGFVETGQNAFMYILTVSDRKALEAHFYERSRYSKRPADYYIEHIDEILWLQDYIVRKAKEHGVKVIENIELERTVNEIMEDLMKRLREGL
- a CDS encoding class II glutamine amidotransferase, which produces MCRILFARGPGERIVPLIEALRKSAENDPYRARRSGKRQHADGWGYILLRDGEVYHYRSSKAVFEDEGGFSKLLGLLGEGGKAVLLAHARASSQGSLGLFNVQPFAFSTRRGFSFWFLHNGDLDKEKVIGLAGFEGNDLRDSSDSYVFSAYLCRALERPEMGELLRHYSLGVSLTRTTFNTATLFLFPDGGWRAFMTAYMTKEYWENPLHRDYARLIELDGDVFAVASSTLELYHRADWKTIPNSTAYLVDSDKIERLSLG
- a CDS encoding CBS domain-containing protein; this encodes MDENAPIRVYMTRKLIGVSPDDTVKRACEVMMEFDIGSLVVVEENEVVGFFTKTDVIRRVVIPGKPNTTPVREIMTRELVTVDANTPLREVLDIMAKKGIKHMLVSENRRIVGIFSLSDLLTASRRKLETAIAAE